The window cggtcactggcggtataccgccgtctgtttgtcagaaattttcCTCTCACCGCcagctactctgccttgattaaattcactcaaacccttgtaaaagacaagagtggCTGCCGCTTACATTGATCAGCccaggcatctacttcaaaagttattgaaacccctgaccttgttcattttgttttcccatttcagactaTGTGATGAGACAACAGTtagagaacagtttctttcatcTTATGCACATGCTTTTGTATGAACAACTTAtgaaaagaacaaaaggagaattcccttgagaacatcacgtggtctgagatgggaaaacaaaacgtataAGCTATTAAAAGAGGTCAATTCTTGAAAATGATTattgtaaggcttatcattTTAGTCTTATTGACCCGTCAATTCACTAATGCCTTCCATTGCTGCtgcttctgatttaaaaatataaatatgtattatacagtattctttaattttgtacacataaCTTTTTTGGTTAATTTAAAGCATCACACAATGATTCTTATGCTCCTGTGAATGTTCTTGTACTTCAATAATTGGAGttgaattattcgttttcaaaacttGCTTTCGAAATATTTTTTAGTATAGACCTTTTTGTAGATAcagtggccattttgatttctatagtttcgaaagacattatgggattcTCAGGAGGCAAATATTAACTGTTAAGACGAAATCCGatagaaaatcgagcaatttcagtttttagtggacaaaaatctggtaccagaataatgttaagtattttacagtcctttttacattttctttaagCTAAAGATATGAAACAATTTCCATGGGAACGAGAGAAATTGACTTTCAAAGTTCagagaaattgtgcaaacacaggtaaaatttcatcatcagtttcatttcaccagtactttcaagtgtttcttacgaagttcaacagttgtttttgacgtttggtgttgctagaaatgattatttttgaGAAGATATTGCAAACAGTATtacagaagtttgcaatacgAAGTATGTAATCTTGGTACTAGGGTTTTGTCCATTTGTCAGTCGAACTTCTGGTGGATTCCGTATTTtgaatatgtatttgccccctgggcatcccataatagctatttgtaacaatagaaatcaaaaggGCTGCGGTATCTGCAAAAAAGTCTATTGCTTGAGTTAAGGCATCGCTGTCTGAAGAAGTGGCACATTAAGTGATTTGGGGGAAGTTTGTGAACTGGAAACCGCGGCTCTTATAAAGCACTCATTTACATTCGTACGTCATTCATGCTTCAGAAGGTTATAGTATTTCAACCGAAACGTACACACAAGTTTTTAAGTTTTTAGTAATGCAGTGTcgaaaattttaaattgttaCTATACACTATTTAGTTCAATAACTCGACTGAAGCATAAGCTTATTGATCTTTATAGTTTCCGGGAAAATGACAAAGCAAAATCGCAACAAATCATCCGCTGCACGGACCAACATCTGCCCTTCCTTTATTTCTCAGAAACAAATAAAGGAAGGGCAGATGTTGGTCCGTGCAGCGGATGATTTGCTGCGATTTTACTTTGTCATTTTCtaagagaaaagagaaaaaacataaTCATATGTTAATCGTttaattttcacaatttttctCGTACTTATTCATATAgttcttttttcatttcagtcaCCCAGTTCCTTCACACTATAATTCTGGCATGCAGGAAAGTTGGTTCCGGCTCGCTTCCAGATGTTGACTAATGCTTCCACATATCGTGCTGAATCTGGATGCATGTACCTGGTGTTATCGTGGTAATCGTCGCCATCGGCAGGATTGAACGCGCCTGATGTGGTCTTAAATTTGCCATCTATTATTCCAAAACCCTCTCCAATGACCGTCACATCATTACAAGATTCCCCAAATGCAATTTTGTAAATGGTGCCATGTACTCGGCCCTTCTCGTCCCATCGGTTTTGTTTCTCTTGAAATTGCTTGGTGTCGGTTCGCCTGATCACCACATATCCACTCTTACAGTGGGTATTGTTTGCAGTGTACCAATCTATTTCACCGTTGCGCGCGTAAAGAATGATTCCACCATACTTGTGTTCACTTCCGCGATACGTGTCAGATTTACATGAGATGTGGAGCGTCTTGACGGTGAACGTTGGACCACAACCATTAGCTGGATAAACATCAAATGAACTTTCATCTCTTGAGGGACGAACATTGGCAGCCATATCTCTTATTTTTGATGCCATTTTTCTCACAACAGAGACACCTGACAAACAGCGTGTACAGCGACCCTTCTCCTTTGGTCAAGattgatttttattgatttttaatCTAGCCAATCAAATCAGTCATGTTTCTCGAAAGTACCTTATCTGTTTTTTCCTCGTGCTAAGGCCACACAGGTTAATAAGGGACAGGTGGCTCTGGCCTTGGGGACGAAAATGGAAGAATTACCCGCTTTGTGATTGTCGCAAACTGGAGAGGCCAGGGAGACTGAAAGCAAGTTCTCGGGTGTACCGttggacaaaaacaattaatCATTATGCAATTGAACATTTCATATAAATAGAGTCgaacctcccgtaagcgaccacttAGAATATCAAACTTCGGTGGTCAGTTACAGGAGGTAGTTCAAAGGCAGACAACCctaggatgcgagagcgcgtgatcGATTCAAGTGATCGAGgtaaatgttccataaaaacttcaaatcgcgatgtttctttttgaaaattcattttatggacagccagataaataaagttcactcacccacTATTTTCTGTGTTGtactgagtgatttgatgggtttttgggacgcttcgatttccactTCAGATCCGACGGGTCGTCTCATACATGATATAAATAGACAaagcgtgcaacttccaagaccgctCACGGCCTATTGGCCCCTAGAATTTAaccgaatttctcccactttcAAAGGTCGCTCGTCTCTCAGCCTTGGGCACGTAaaaagtcgataattttgctAGCATCGTGCCCAAAATCATCGCATTTGCAcggctctgcaacctcaaagtcctgctcgattttcaagcttcgctcaAGTTTTTCTTATCATTTTTACATGATCTGGACAGAACCGAGCCattgatcaaatcaaattaatctttctttccttacaaggataGACTTAAcccgtggccaaatggctaaggtttTATATAGAGCAGCCTATTGGGACTTAcgcaatgatttttatatcggaaaaactaaaagacgattgcatgctTGACAGACAAACTgagcattattcctgataaagttgGATAAAAGATTACACCGAATTGAATCACAAACTGGACTATTTGTTGCTTTACATATCAGTTTGTGTTGGTAACGCAAATGTTCCCAACTTATACGTGTATGtgcacagtcaaacatcgattatCCGGTAGTTAACTGTCAGaatttttttctggtcaaaatttgatttccttgaaaaatgctacttaaaagcatTTTCCTTCTTCAATCTATGTTTCCGTtatttagggttagggttagagggGCTAGGGCAGACGAGAAAAGAACACAAGGACTTGATAAAATTGCAACTAGACGGTCCATGAGCATAAACTGGGTTGCCCGttgtacgtgttacacaaaaacagaaggcactgagttgggtggtattgaactgcagcgttccagtagttttttttaagtgtgtgtgtgtgtggggaggggggggaggaggggggggggcagggGGTGATgcagaccatttgaggggtgtAACTCGAGTTTCTAATAACCGAGAAGTTTCGCCCAGATAATCTTTGTCACATTGTTCGAAATGGATGTGATAGACTGTTCCAAAGTTTTTAAGGTTTTCTGTTTTATCCTTAACACGAACTAGTTGTGATCTTAAGGAATTGAAAGGCTTGTGGACAAGTGTGATCTCGAGTAAAGGAACATCTCTCTAGGAATTCGCCAGCTGTTCATTGCCAGCTCACGGGTCATTCAGTGgatttcagcaaaacaaaagttcttgCCACGGAAAGTAGCACATTCAAACGCCGCATAAGGGAGGCAATTGAGATAAGATTACATAAGCCCTCTTTGAACAGAGACAATGGCTTCGAATTAGCCAGCATCTATGATACCATCTTAGCTCTCTCGGAACCATTATATTACCCTTCTCAGCATTCAAATTTGCATTGTGGCTGACGAAGTTCAGTGGATCCGAACGAAATATCCCACTTTTAAGTCTTTTAATTGGGCTGtgagtatatttaacaattagattatgagctcgagatttctgtgaggtgatagttgatgaggccgaaggccgaatcaactatcacctcatagaaatcgagatagtgttcaatggctcagccaatcagattacagcatttgcattagtatactagcAGAATTCTACTAATATATATTacactgaaaagaagagaaattatgaagcggaaataacacgttcagtccttccttagtgtgtggcataaatgtttgcttagtgcaactctagacatgcatgacatgcaggaaaacgtccgtcagagcaatttgcagttagtttatttgcagactatttcacttaaaggggctatgtcacgttattttagggtgtttcagGAAAATCTtcagttaatcacgagtttaaaactcgaaaatggtaatgtggaattcctttaccgatAAAATTGTCGTTACATTGCAAACGaaatgattctgagaaaaaaacaCGACCTTTATCTAGgcgatttgtcataattttgaaaaacgtcggggcCGACTTTTCTCAAGATTACTcaaatcaaattcaaattcaatcttgtacatttatgtccatccatgcttcccTTTCCTTTTTGCAGTATTCCTTTTaggtttttcaacagttttaagtggttattgcaacgtttcattctactttttgggcattttggggaaaaaaaggaaagcaaagcaacttattaagtgtctagtcgttctagcgctggagcactaattggggacactttaaactgcaattagcaattaacgcaaatcaagtcaaatgttcaggagaggggaaaaccagactACCCGGAGATAAACCTcgcggtgcagagtagagaaccaataaccTCAACACACATCcatgtgacgccgagtctgggaatcgaacccgacccacattggtgggaggcgagtgctctcatcactgcgccatcactgcACCCCAAATCATGGAATTTTATCATTTTGAGTGACATAGGCCCTTTAAAGAAGAAGCAAGTGAgtttcactcaagagcgtgttttgttagagttgttttcaattgagtgtcgaaaaaaaatagataattactttggttttgcattacttcactcagtgattggttcaaagttctcgcgccacttttttaaccaatcagaagtgaaaccaaaaccaatcgtagctcacgcgtgcacattttcccgcgctttgtgtcggctacatgtaatttcttcgagttttgattggtttacgggattgcctccgtcctttttgattggccaaagtaataactttggttttggttttacgacactcatttgaaaaccgctctatctctgaactgaatttattaaggacgttcgcgccaattgctactgcgcatccttacagcgcacgcaaattcacatgccacgtcatgcatctagcgcgcgcgctaagtactagaatgaacaatgataggggaaatggccattgctatagctttgcttggatttaacgatcttggatgttccgTGACCCCTAcgtttcttttcagaaacagattttgtttacaattgtctccacattgtccaaaaatgaacaacaaatcaatgtgggaagttaaacaaaaattcaagattaatctgtcctcgggacatggaatcccgCCATCTTGccgctgcaaggcgcatgaaactatggtcgctaaatgcaaccttgttctttaaggaacctcagcagttaactaaattcacttaaagGGACCACTTAAACAGagttggtagagaacatttcacttcaaagatgtaattgcaatatttttgggctcgcaaacactgtggccttattcgctaaagaagccggattttttcagatctagggtgttcttccgggcaagttcatTTCCCACATTTTGAAATTCTACCCCCTCTTTCGCGTTAATTCCTTTATCGGGAAGCAAAGTTCCTTTCAAATCGCTTGAATTGAAGTCGCGTTAATTAACACGAGCGTTAATTTCCTCTAATAAGGTAACTAGGGTGAACAGACGGGAACTGGAGGTCTCCTCTGGACATATGCTACCGAATTTGCGTATGTTGCAGAGGAGTAGGGATGGTGCTCGCCTCCTACCTATGTGGCCCACGGCCGACTCCTCccctgagtttgttggttctccactctgctcccagaggtttttcttgcggGTACTCCgcttttcccctctcttcaaaaaccatcTACGACTTGATAcgagttgatttgatttatttCTGTACAATGTCGACAATAAGTGCAccagcgctaaatacagttCATTTCAACGCATCCGTTCTTCGTGTGGTCACGCAGCCCTCCACCCCGCGCGTTGCGTACTGAACGACACAAAGAACGGTTCCGTGGGAGACTAGTGACGACAAGCTCTAATAGTACTTTGAAGCTGTTTTTCCATATatagtgttttcacatgacgtcacggcagccatgttggaaaactgaaacaaagaaacagcggccatgttggagtgaaatattcttttgggaattgacctccatttttatgcaaattcttccttttgttttagtatgtaaatagggctgctggtcacatgagcgGAAACACTCTATTGACATAAACTTAGGTAAAGTACAATCCACTGAGTGACATGCCATGGAAATATTTATACACATACTAAACCGCccaaaaaatcataaaataaataaaagagacaCTATTAAAATCTATTCAAATAATTCTCCAGGTGGTGCTTTTTCTGATGCAGGAAGAAGTTTTCCCAGCAATCTGTTGAAATAAAATAAGAATGTAAGGAAATTAAATGAATAGGATACTAGATTAAAACTACCCACAAGCAATACACCCAATTATTAAGCTGTCATAATAAGAATAGTATACTAAAACTACGTACCAAATTAGAACTACCCCCCAAGCAATACTCCACATAAAACTGCCATAAAATAGCTGTTCTCCAAGAATGCCGTGACTCAACCAATTTACTCAAAGCACTTTTTTGCTGGATTAGGCGTTTAAACTGCCCCAAAGACTCTGCTGATCATCTTACTTCTCGCGGAAGGCTGTTCCAAAGTACAGCGCCTCTATAGCTAAAGTTATCCTTATAATAGTCTGTGCGTGGTAGTGGTACATTTAGTTTGTGCTCAGAGTTCCTTAAGTTATAAGCAGTTTGACGCTTTTCAAACCTAGAACAGAAGTCTTCTGGAGCCAGCCCGTGCAGACTTAAAAACCACTGTAGCTCTTTGTATTTGCTGCTGGCAAGATGGATTTCTCCATCCAAGAAGCTCAAACAAGTAACCAGCATCGGCGTCATAGTTAGAATAAGTCAAAACTcgggctgctctattttgtaatttctgcACTTTACTCGGTAAAGTTATCCCACTGCTCAGTTCCCCAAACAACGTTGCAATAGTCAAAATGAGGCTGAATTGTAttcgagctgtgaactaaacaaaaactccaattccaGAAGCGGAGTCGGAAATTGATTGATGGAAGCGCCAAAGCGCAGTTTGGCGCTTAgcgcttgaagatgagattccgcagaattatgaaatacatgtagcagTAAAGCCCAACTTTCATGAACTGAACCTCATAGGCATAAGATTTCAAGGTTCGTACTCAAGCACTATTGCCGTATTTCAAGTACATGTCTCTCAAATGTGAACTTCTCGTATTCACCTCCTCTACTGGTTTATCACGAACAcacaaaatgaccagctcctacTTAGCTTGACAACTTCGTAACTTCCCGTGAGAAGAGACGGAAAGACGAAAGACCCTGATAGCATTCTCGCTCCCAGATctcatcgtttctcttagcggGCTGGACCTTCGCTGTTGAAAACGAAGAgctctggggcccgtttctcgaaagtcccgaaaagccatctgtgaaattgccaaccgcttgttttggaaagccgatcttttaacatgttttcaaggtaacaaaaagaaaaataactgtgaggtttgacgaattaaatgctcccCGTTCTTGAGTTAAAAAGGGAATAatattgtgacacccgaaaatggcccgtaaagtttcgggactttcgagaaacggctcCCCGGAGACACAGCATTCTAGGACTTCCGGAATTCATATACGAGACAGTCTCTATGTGAAATTTTAAGTGGCCTTAACTTAGAGAGAGTGTCCCTTCGTGTCGAACAGAAAGAAGCAATAAGTCATATCGTCGGTTTAAACAAAGACACTCTGATCATTTTACCgtccattctcgtccccagagtctggttttcttttggtcagcgccaagaaaacggactctggccacagccaaaaataCACGCAGTCGCGGTTATGGTATAATGTGGTACCCATTGACAAccgttattgtttcaaatttctgagagtGCGCAGAAAAGCCGGAAGTCCATGATTCGCAGACTTCCtgctttggctgtggccagagtccgtgttcttgcgCTGACCACAAGAAAAGCGTAATCCGGGAACAAGAATGTTTAACCGACCGGCTTCACGCCAGCTAACCCCACCACGCCACATAGGCCATTTTTTCTTCCGCTTCAAGAtcttattgtttgcaaggctaaCTAATGAAACAATTTGATTTCCTATGTCTCCATGTCTCTA of the Montipora foliosa isolate CH-2021 chromosome 14, ASM3666993v2, whole genome shotgun sequence genome contains:
- the LOC137985122 gene encoding uncharacterized protein, translated to MASKIRDMAANVRPSRDESSFDVYPANGCGPTFTVKTLHISCKSDTYRGSEHKYGGIILYARNGEIDWYTANNTHCKSGYVVIRRTDTKQFQEKQNRWDEKGRVHGTIYKIAFGESCNDVTVIGEGFGIIDGKFKTTSGAFNPADGDDYHDNTRYMHPDSARYVEALVNIWKRAGTNFPACQNYSVKELGD